In Serratia sp. FDAARGOS_506, a genomic segment contains:
- a CDS encoding condensation domain-containing protein: MIGDFDSILSDEEAQRLESAFQALGAASADGERPVSEAEERAWFAHLQQGDARGQRALAWRLAGEVDIARLTAALQALVRETSGVNVRYVFDDENGLVKRAAGSAPLPVSLRQVADEQHAMGCLLQAQAAPFELESEAPLRCLLLLTPGDDVILGVVLHDILAETLPWRQLPAMLSACYNEDAMPLPFAAEPVELPEILEPQLPWVRQAISLQDYRSPAQRTETLPPVGSRVVTHIARSLLPANDTPWALLVAVAARFAEFVAAQAGGQAVQLCVPAADTAEFVGLELGLTAAALMRLTVRHGDGDADADQRLLAQTVAEQPDPQRPQLLVTWRDDLAAEWRLEGVRAERLLLPPLHTPFELALLLGLPEAETLTLELVTDPRLSPHVAPFLLEQFSAFLAGQRIAVALPAAEAASPAMTAPATNGDANESVAPLILQEFREALVAPEMTLDEDFFDRGGHSLVATRVIGRLLSLHQIEININDLFSHPTARRLAEYAKRLNVAQPNAAVATADDHDRAQAPLSLAQESLWKVYEAFGHDEIFNLPFSLRFFDAVDETALRQAFIDVMTRHTVLRSRFVEQQGEVVQVVVPAAELTDYSWFRFSHETPAGNAAALLADAGQHRFDLAAELPLRVTLLRDADNGQQLLSLLFHHVVLDEWSLNLMMDELGVAYRHRVVGQAPKWSGQPPQFHTFARQQRASGVQQQHLDYWLDALRGAPVGQPIFRQEPSTHPAVPAPADVNGGWLEFEVDPAVAEGLYQLARRNNASLFNVVYAGITSALRLLGGPADLLVGTSTSGRNDAEFFDTVGYFTTVVVHRVRFEEGLTVAGLVSQVKNTINGSLPYTDIPIDLVEEGLFGVDADRKNHMFEVFIQIHSRIKLNGEFRLQDGSAIAYRQVEPEKAESLLGLQFEVMEDDLAGAKSLRVMMTYRQDHYSREQANLIADGVQHVFTQFAQHIAGDIALAALPPGPQA; encoded by the coding sequence GTGATCGGTGATTTTGACAGCATTCTGAGCGATGAAGAGGCCCAGCGGCTGGAGAGCGCCTTTCAGGCGCTGGGCGCGGCGTCGGCGGACGGCGAACGGCCGGTAAGCGAAGCCGAAGAGCGGGCGTGGTTCGCCCATCTGCAACAGGGTGATGCGCGCGGGCAGCGGGCGCTGGCCTGGCGCCTGGCGGGAGAGGTGGATATCGCCCGGCTGACGGCGGCGCTGCAGGCGCTGGTGCGTGAAACGTCGGGCGTGAACGTGCGCTACGTTTTTGATGACGAAAACGGCCTGGTGAAACGTGCCGCCGGCTCGGCGCCGTTGCCGGTGAGCCTTCGTCAGGTGGCGGACGAACAACACGCCATGGGTTGCCTGCTGCAGGCGCAGGCGGCGCCGTTTGAACTGGAAAGCGAAGCGCCGCTGCGCTGCCTGCTGTTGCTCACGCCGGGCGATGACGTGATTTTGGGCGTGGTCTTGCATGACATCCTGGCGGAGACGCTGCCGTGGCGCCAACTGCCGGCGATGCTGTCCGCTTGCTATAACGAGGATGCGATGCCTCTGCCTTTCGCGGCGGAGCCGGTGGAGCTGCCGGAAATCCTGGAGCCGCAGCTGCCGTGGGTGCGTCAGGCAATCTCGCTGCAGGATTACCGCAGCCCGGCGCAGCGCACTGAAACCTTGCCGCCGGTGGGTTCGCGCGTGGTCACGCACATTGCTCGTTCGCTGTTGCCCGCCAATGACACGCCGTGGGCCTTGTTGGTGGCGGTGGCGGCGCGATTTGCCGAGTTTGTCGCCGCGCAGGCCGGCGGGCAAGCGGTGCAGCTGTGTGTGCCGGCAGCGGATACGGCGGAGTTCGTCGGTCTGGAGCTGGGTCTGACGGCGGCGGCGCTGATGCGCCTGACAGTACGCCACGGCGACGGCGATGCCGATGCCGATCAACGGCTGTTGGCGCAGACCGTGGCTGAACAGCCGGATCCGCAGCGGCCGCAGCTGCTGGTGACCTGGCGCGACGATCTGGCCGCAGAGTGGCGGTTGGAAGGCGTTCGCGCCGAACGCCTGTTGCTGCCGCCGCTGCATACGCCGTTTGAACTGGCGCTGCTGCTGGGCTTGCCGGAGGCAGAAACGCTGACGCTGGAGCTGGTCACCGACCCGCGCCTGTCTCCCCATGTGGCGCCTTTCCTGCTGGAGCAGTTCAGCGCGTTTCTGGCCGGGCAACGGATTGCCGTCGCATTGCCGGCGGCTGAGGCCGCTTCCCCGGCGATGACCGCGCCGGCGACGAACGGCGACGCGAACGAAAGCGTTGCACCGCTGATTTTGCAGGAGTTCCGTGAGGCGCTGGTGGCGCCGGAAATGACCCTGGATGAAGACTTCTTCGATCGCGGCGGTCATTCGCTGGTCGCCACTCGGGTGATCGGCCGTTTGCTGAGCCTGCATCAGATCGAAATCAACATTAACGATCTATTCAGCCATCCGACGGCGCGCAGGCTGGCGGAGTATGCCAAACGCCTGAACGTCGCGCAGCCGAATGCCGCGGTGGCCACCGCCGACGACCATGATCGCGCGCAGGCGCCGTTGTCGCTGGCGCAGGAATCGCTGTGGAAGGTGTATGAAGCCTTTGGCCATGATGAGATTTTCAATCTGCCGTTCTCTCTGCGCTTCTTCGATGCGGTGGATGAAACGGCGCTGCGTCAGGCGTTTATCGACGTCATGACTCGCCATACCGTGCTGCGTTCACGCTTCGTCGAGCAGCAGGGCGAGGTGGTGCAGGTGGTGGTGCCGGCCGCCGAACTTACGGATTACTCGTGGTTCCGCTTCTCCCACGAGACGCCGGCGGGCAACGCCGCCGCCCTGTTGGCCGACGCCGGCCAGCACCGGTTCGATCTGGCCGCCGAGCTGCCGCTGCGCGTCACGCTGCTGCGCGATGCGGACAACGGCCAGCAGCTGCTGTCGCTGCTGTTCCATCATGTGGTGCTGGATGAATGGTCGCTCAACCTGATGATGGATGAGCTGGGCGTCGCCTATCGCCATCGCGTCGTCGGCCAGGCGCCGAAGTGGAGCGGGCAACCGCCGCAGTTCCACACTTTCGCCCGGCAGCAGCGGGCCTCCGGGGTGCAGCAGCAACATCTGGATTACTGGCTCGACGCGCTGCGCGGCGCGCCGGTCGGCCAGCCGATCTTCCGGCAAGAGCCATCCACCCACCCGGCGGTGCCGGCACCGGCGGACGTCAACGGCGGCTGGCTGGAGTTCGAGGTCGATCCTGCCGTGGCGGAAGGCTTGTATCAGCTCGCCCGCCGCAACAACGCTTCGCTGTTCAACGTGGTGTATGCGGGGATTACCTCGGCGCTGCGCCTGCTCGGCGGTCCGGCGGATCTGCTGGTGGGTACCTCGACCTCCGGCCGTAACGATGCCGAGTTCTTCGATACCGTCGGCTACTTCACCACCGTGGTGGTGCACCGCGTGCGCTTCGAGGAGGGGCTGACGGTGGCCGGGTTGGTCAGCCAGGTGAAAAACACCATCAACGGTTCGCTGCCGTACACCGACATTCCGATCGATCTGGTGGAAGAAGGGTTGTTCGGCGTAGACGCCGACCGCAAGAACCACATGTTCGAAGTGTTCATCCAAATCCACAGCCGCATCAAGCTGAACGGCGAGTTCCGACTGCAGGACGGCAGCGCGATCGCCTACCGCCAGGTGGAGCCGGAAAAAGCCGAGTCGCTGCTCGGCCTGCAGTTTGAGGTGATGGAAGACGATCTGGCCGGGGCGAAATCCCTGCGGGTGATGATGACCTACCGCCAGGATCACTACAGCCGGGAACAGGCCAATCTGATCGCCGACGGCGTTCAGCACGTCTTTACCCAGTTTGCGCAGCACATCGCTGGCGATATCGCTCTGGCGGCACTGCCGCCCGGGCCGCAGGCATGA
- a CDS encoding YncE family protein produces MSGTLATPRALLSLLVAASLVVAGAAQADDAGIKPQDIKRQALSSAVVEMAYSTSQQALFVSAPDWKEEARSRVLRLDPNTLAIKAEIPLQVKGFGVALNDAGNRLYLTQAFNGEVGVVDTTTNHALGSIKLLDKAVLEQAYKQAGISGKRLDFLLAELKKFKITEDYLYRLREIKYDAQSGRLFLPGLGFGVDSVLYVVDTKAGKLEKVIPGFGYNAVGITLDEKGRRVFVSNMQGQVITLNADTLAITATHEVQADQLLNLVYDPASNRLLGVDQGIDRDDYRNHHLGHDYVKRSSGHRVFALDADSGKVLASELTDEVPIGLLLDERSQRLYVANRKGVRVDHGAGTLTVFDAKTLKRLQTVDLPPHPNSLALDPKGDALFVTVKNDGASTKAGKPESVVRIQLHTN; encoded by the coding sequence ATGTCTGGAACCCTAGCAACCCCGCGCGCGTTACTGTCGCTGCTGGTGGCGGCCTCTCTGGTGGTCGCTGGCGCCGCACAGGCGGACGATGCCGGCATCAAACCGCAGGACATCAAGCGCCAGGCGCTGTCGTCGGCGGTGGTGGAGATGGCCTACAGCACCTCGCAACAGGCGCTGTTCGTCAGCGCGCCGGACTGGAAGGAAGAGGCGCGCTCCCGCGTGCTGCGGCTGGACCCCAACACCCTGGCGATCAAGGCGGAGATCCCGCTGCAGGTGAAAGGCTTCGGCGTGGCGCTGAACGATGCGGGCAATCGCCTGTACCTGACGCAGGCTTTCAACGGCGAAGTCGGGGTGGTGGACACCACCACCAACCACGCGCTGGGCAGCATCAAGCTGCTGGACAAAGCGGTGCTGGAGCAGGCTTACAAGCAAGCGGGCATCAGCGGCAAGCGTCTGGATTTCCTGTTGGCGGAGCTGAAGAAGTTTAAAATCACCGAGGACTATCTGTACCGCCTCCGCGAGATCAAATATGACGCGCAAAGCGGACGCCTGTTCCTGCCGGGTCTGGGCTTCGGCGTCGACAGCGTGCTGTACGTGGTCGATACCAAGGCCGGCAAGCTGGAGAAAGTGATCCCGGGCTTCGGCTACAATGCGGTGGGCATCACGCTGGATGAGAAGGGCCGCCGGGTGTTCGTCTCCAACATGCAGGGGCAGGTGATCACCCTGAACGCCGACACGCTGGCGATCACCGCCACGCACGAGGTGCAGGCCGATCAGCTGCTGAACCTGGTGTATGACCCGGCGAGCAATCGCCTGCTGGGCGTCGATCAGGGCATCGATCGCGACGACTACCGCAACCATCATCTGGGGCATGACTACGTGAAGCGCAGCAGCGGCCACCGGGTGTTTGCGCTGGATGCGGACAGCGGCAAGGTGCTGGCCAGCGAGCTGACGGATGAGGTGCCGATCGGCCTGCTGCTCGACGAGCGCAGCCAGCGGCTGTATGTCGCCAACCGCAAAGGCGTGCGTGTGGATCATGGCGCCGGCACGCTGACGGTGTTCGACGCCAAGACGCTCAAGCGCCTGCAAACCGTCGACCTGCCGCCGCACCCTAACAGCCTGGCGTTGGATCCGAAAGGCGACGCGCTGTTCGTGACGGTGAAAAACGACGGCGCTTCCACCAAGGCCGGCAAGCCGGAAAGCGTGGTACGCATTCAGCTGCACACCAACTAA
- a CDS encoding TonB-dependent siderophore receptor translates to MKSKLSRYSLATLIGLGLGASAFANAAQQTDTTTTEENSGTADKKPRGEDTIVVTAARQNLQAPGVSTITADEIKKRPPARDISELIRTMPGVNLTGNSTSGQRGNNRQIDIRGMGPENTLILIDGKPASSRNSVRQGWRGERDSRGDTAWVPPEMIERIEVLRGPAAARYGNGAAGGVVNIITKKAGDALHGSLNGYFNVPQHKQEGATKRTDFSLSGPLSDTLSFRLFGGYSKTQADAWDINESHKSERVGAYANSLPAGREGVVDKNIDALLHWDFAHLQSLEFEYAYGRQGNLYSGDTQNTNTNALVQSNYGKETNRIYRETFGLTHRGAWDNGVSTNNYVQFERTRNTRLNEGLAGGTEGIFDTKNTGFGTTKLDDFLAHSEVSVPFELGVSQTATLGTEWTQQRMKDGTSTSQTLMGGTIPGMGTGTRNPYASAHIFSLFAEDNIELTDTTMLTPGLRYDLHSESGNNWSPALNLSQELGDYFTLKMGIARSYKAPTLYQTNGNYLLYSKGQGCAGSDVRNGCYLLGNDDLKAETSVNKEIGLEFHNDGWLAGMTYFRNDYHNKIEAGNSRIATSSTGTAVYQWENVPKAVVQGLEGSLNVPVSETVTWSNNATYMIENKNKTTGDYLSVIPKFTVNSTLSWQATQDLSMQSTLTWYGRQKPKKYNYQGKPATGGETREVSPYAVVGASATYDLTKNVSVTAGIDNLFDKRQFRAGNAQNVGDPITGAINIAGAGAATYNEPGRTYYMSINTHF, encoded by the coding sequence ATGAAAAGCAAGCTATCACGTTATTCTTTAGCCACTCTTATCGGCTTGGGATTGGGCGCGTCCGCGTTCGCCAACGCCGCGCAGCAAACCGACACCACCACTACGGAAGAAAACAGCGGCACAGCGGATAAAAAGCCGCGCGGCGAAGACACCATCGTCGTGACCGCCGCCCGGCAGAACCTGCAGGCGCCAGGGGTGTCCACCATCACCGCCGACGAGATCAAAAAACGCCCGCCGGCGCGCGACATCAGCGAACTGATCCGCACCATGCCCGGGGTTAACCTGACCGGCAACTCCACCAGCGGCCAGCGCGGCAACAACCGCCAGATCGATATCCGCGGCATGGGCCCGGAAAATACCCTGATTCTGATCGACGGCAAACCAGCCTCCAGCCGCAACTCGGTGCGTCAGGGCTGGCGCGGCGAGCGTGACTCGCGCGGCGATACCGCCTGGGTGCCGCCGGAAATGATTGAGCGCATCGAAGTGCTGCGCGGCCCGGCGGCGGCGCGCTATGGCAACGGCGCTGCGGGCGGCGTGGTCAACATCATTACCAAGAAGGCCGGCGATGCGCTGCACGGCTCGCTGAACGGCTACTTCAACGTGCCGCAGCACAAGCAGGAAGGCGCCACCAAGCGCACCGACTTCAGTCTGTCCGGCCCGCTGAGCGACACTCTGAGTTTCCGCCTGTTCGGCGGCTACAGCAAAACGCAGGCCGACGCCTGGGACATTAACGAATCGCATAAATCCGAACGCGTAGGCGCCTATGCCAACAGCCTGCCCGCCGGGCGCGAAGGGGTGGTCGATAAAAACATCGACGCCTTGCTGCACTGGGACTTCGCCCATCTGCAGTCATTGGAGTTCGAGTATGCCTACGGCCGTCAGGGCAACCTGTATTCCGGCGATACCCAGAACACCAACACCAATGCCCTGGTGCAGAGCAACTACGGCAAAGAGACCAACCGCATCTACCGTGAAACCTTCGGCCTGACCCACCGCGGCGCCTGGGACAACGGCGTGAGCACCAACAACTACGTGCAGTTCGAGCGCACCCGCAACACCCGCCTGAACGAAGGCCTGGCCGGCGGCACCGAAGGCATCTTCGACACCAAAAACACCGGCTTCGGCACCACCAAGCTGGACGACTTCCTGGCGCACAGCGAAGTCAGCGTGCCGTTCGAACTGGGCGTTTCACAGACCGCCACGCTGGGTACCGAGTGGACCCAACAACGGATGAAAGACGGCACGTCCACCAGCCAAACGCTGATGGGCGGCACTATTCCTGGCATGGGCACCGGCACGCGCAACCCTTACGCTTCCGCGCATATCTTCTCGCTGTTCGCCGAAGACAACATCGAGCTGACCGACACCACCATGCTGACGCCGGGCCTGCGCTACGATCTGCATTCAGAATCCGGCAACAACTGGAGCCCGGCGCTGAATCTGTCGCAGGAACTGGGGGATTACTTCACGCTGAAGATGGGCATCGCGCGTTCCTACAAAGCGCCGACCCTATACCAGACCAACGGCAACTACCTGCTGTACAGCAAAGGCCAAGGGTGTGCGGGCAGCGACGTCAGAAACGGCTGCTACTTGCTCGGTAACGATGACTTGAAGGCGGAAACCAGCGTCAACAAAGAGATCGGACTGGAGTTCCATAACGACGGCTGGCTGGCCGGCATGACCTACTTCCGCAACGATTACCACAACAAGATTGAGGCGGGCAACTCGCGCATCGCCACCAGCAGCACCGGCACTGCGGTCTATCAGTGGGAGAACGTACCGAAAGCGGTGGTGCAGGGGCTGGAAGGCTCGTTGAACGTGCCGGTCAGCGAGACCGTCACCTGGAGCAACAACGCCACCTACATGATCGAGAACAAGAACAAGACCACCGGCGATTACCTGTCGGTGATCCCGAAGTTCACCGTCAACTCGACCCTCAGCTGGCAGGCTACGCAGGATCTGTCGATGCAGTCCACCCTCACCTGGTACGGCCGTCAGAAGCCGAAGAAGTACAACTACCAGGGTAAACCGGCCACCGGCGGCGAAACCCGCGAGGTCAGCCCTTATGCCGTCGTCGGCGCCAGCGCGACCTATGACCTGACCAAAAACGTCAGCGTCACCGCCGGCATCGACAACCTGTTCGACAAACGCCAGTTCCGCGCCGGTAACGCGCAGAACGTGGGCGACCCGATTACCGGCGCGATCAACATCGCCGGCGCGGGCGCGGCCACCTACAACGAACCGGGCCGTACCTACTACATGAGCATCAACACCCACTTCTGA
- the fes gene encoding enterochelin esterase: MNTELQSESSRLLASSNAGSPGWWLTVARRGTPWVEPAGNGRWRTTFFWRDPQGCELTSAYRRVWININCLTDHHQPNPPQSLQRLAGTDVWYWQTELNGAWRGSYCFIPCFDERPPAFSGDDAHANMHNLRHWWHQVFASATPDLLNPYRSWQSASGHSVSGLHMPDAPPQPVWRSFDEYEIASGRCTPPLPARLQRHTWQSERLGNSRDVWIYTTGDSKPAERPLAILLDGQFWAKQMPVWEPLMQLTREGALPEAVYVLIDIIDLPHRARELTCKDDFWLAVQEELMPQLADWAPHSDKPADTVVAGQSFGGLASLYAGLRWPQRFGAVITQSGSYWWPRRDMLQLPSIPDDACWLMQQMERHGLGDHGALKVFMEAGSQEKLVHRVSGEMAARLSDAGHRVHYRVVEGGHDALCWRSGLTDGLQAVWATAFSTAYPASATPTARGTHDGKPESVR, encoded by the coding sequence GTGAATACAGAACTACAGTCAGAAAGCAGCAGATTATTGGCCAGCAGCAATGCGGGCAGTCCAGGGTGGTGGTTGACGGTGGCACGACGCGGTACGCCATGGGTAGAACCGGCGGGTAACGGCCGGTGGCGAACCACTTTTTTCTGGCGCGATCCTCAGGGATGTGAATTGACCTCCGCCTACCGTCGCGTGTGGATCAACATCAACTGCCTGACCGACCATCATCAGCCGAACCCGCCGCAAAGCCTGCAGCGTTTGGCCGGTACCGATGTGTGGTACTGGCAGACCGAGCTGAACGGCGCCTGGCGCGGCAGCTACTGCTTTATTCCCTGCTTTGACGAGCGGCCGCCGGCGTTCAGCGGTGACGATGCGCACGCCAACATGCACAACCTGCGTCACTGGTGGCACCAGGTGTTCGCCAGCGCCACCCCCGATCTGCTCAACCCGTATCGCTCTTGGCAAAGCGCCAGCGGCCACAGCGTATCCGGCCTGCACATGCCGGATGCGCCGCCGCAGCCGGTATGGCGCTCGTTTGACGAGTATGAGATCGCCAGCGGGCGCTGCACGCCGCCGCTGCCGGCGCGTTTGCAGCGCCATACCTGGCAGAGCGAGCGCCTGGGCAACAGCCGCGACGTCTGGATCTACACCACCGGTGACAGCAAGCCGGCCGAGCGCCCGTTGGCTATCCTGCTCGACGGCCAGTTCTGGGCAAAGCAGATGCCGGTCTGGGAGCCGCTGATGCAGCTGACCCGCGAGGGGGCGTTGCCGGAAGCGGTGTATGTGCTGATCGACATCATCGATCTGCCGCACCGGGCGCGAGAATTAACCTGCAAGGACGATTTCTGGCTGGCGGTGCAGGAAGAACTGATGCCGCAGCTGGCCGACTGGGCGCCGCACAGCGACAAACCGGCCGATACGGTGGTGGCGGGGCAAAGCTTTGGCGGCCTGGCCTCCCTGTATGCCGGGTTGCGCTGGCCTCAGCGCTTCGGTGCGGTGATCACCCAGTCCGGTTCCTACTGGTGGCCGAGGCGCGACATGCTGCAGCTGCCGAGCATTCCCGACGACGCCTGCTGGTTGATGCAGCAGATGGAACGGCATGGCCTGGGCGACCACGGCGCGCTGAAGGTATTTATGGAAGCCGGTTCGCAGGAAAAGCTGGTGCATCGGGTCAGCGGCGAAATGGCGGCGCGCCTGAGCGACGCCGGCCATCGGGTGCACTACCGGGTGGTGGAAGGCGGGCACGATGCGCTGTGTTGGCGCAGCGGCCTGACCGACGGGCTGCAGGCGGTCTGGGCCACTGCTTTCTCCACCGCTTATCCGGCATCGGCGACGCCAACGGCACGAGGAACACATGATGGAAAGCCTGAATCCGTTCGATGA
- a CDS encoding MbtH family protein, producing MESLNPFDDQQQRSLVLRNVQQQYSLWPDFRAIPSEWTIVFGPATRSACTDWLEQHWQDILPVAASKA from the coding sequence ATGGAAAGCCTGAATCCGTTCGATGATCAACAGCAGCGCAGCCTGGTGCTGCGCAACGTACAACAACAATACAGTTTGTGGCCGGATTTTCGCGCCATTCCGTCCGAGTGGACGATCGTCTTCGGCCCGGCGACGCGCAGCGCGTGCACCGATTGGCTGGAGCAACATTGGCAAGACATTCTGCCGGTTGCAGCAAGCAAGGCGTGA